In a single window of the Cucumis melo cultivar AY chromosome 11, USDA_Cmelo_AY_1.0, whole genome shotgun sequence genome:
- the LOC127143972 gene encoding zinc finger BED domain-containing protein RICESLEEPER 2-like — MTLTVDNASLNDTAAAYLLKRFNKGLLFGGEFLHVRCCAHILNLIVTNAFKEHNDCIDRIRYVVRFIRSSPARFLKFKKCIELEKIACKSYVCLDVPTRWNSTYMMLEAAVKFEKAFDRLEDEDASYRHDMSPNKEDWTNARMLIRFLKVFYDVTLKISGSLYTTSNLVFHHITVVQNCIRLNAGSANALLVGMANNMKEKFEKYWGNNEKNNLLLYVAIVLDPRKKLRFVSFCLKNFFGPEIAESMGNVVEQCCRRLFHEYSTTRSGSRQGCSSTSTTSTQTVSGLDANIDFDSNENVGEDFVYDTIVEEFENDSTTPFEQGSSEIDIYLLEANFLL; from the exons ATGACTTTGACGGTTGATAATGCAAGTTTGAATGACACTGCTGCTGCTTATCTTTTAAAGAGATTCAATAAAGGATTATTGTTTGGTGGGGAATTTCTGCATGTTCGTTGTTGTGCCCATATATTGAATCTTATTGTAACTAATGCTTTTAAGGAACATAATGATTGTATTGATAGGATTCGATATGTTGTGCGATTTATAAGGTCTTCTCCTGctcgttttttgaaatttaaaaagtgcATTGAACTTGAAAAAATTGCTTGTAAGAGTTATGTGTGTCTTGATGTTCCTACAAGATGGAACTCCACATATATGATGCTTGAAGCTGCTGTTAAGTTTGAAAAAGCTTTTGATAGATTAGAAGATGAAGATGCCTCGTATAGACATGATATGTCACCGAATAAGGAAGATTGGACAAATGCTAGGATGTTAATAcgatttttaaaagtattttatgatgtCACATTAAAGATTTCGGGTTCTTTGTATACTACTTCGAACTTGGTTTTCCATCATATTACAGTGGTTCAGAATTGTATACGTTTGAATGCGGGTAGTGCAAATGCATTGTTAGTTGGAATGGCTAATAACATGAAGGAAAAATTCGAGAAATATTGGGGAaacaatgaaaagaataatttgtTGTTGTATGTTGCTATTGTGTTGGATCCTCGAAAGAAATTAAGATTTGtatctttttgtttgaaaaattttTTTGGTCCCGAGATTGCTGAATCCATGGGAAATGTAGTGGAACAATGTTGTAGACGTCTCTTTCATGAGTATAGTACTACTCGAAGTGGGAGTAGACAAGGATGTAGTAGTACTAGTACAACTAGTACACAAACTGTTTCAGGCTTGGATGctaatattgattttgattcgAATGAAAATGTgggtgaagattttgtctaCGACACGATTGTTGAGGAATTTGAAAATGATTCTACTACACCTTTCGAACAGGGATCATCGGAGATTGATATCTATTTGTTGGAAGCCAAC TTTCTACTGTAG